The sequence below is a genomic window from Thermogemmatispora onikobensis.
CCCCTGACGGCTCCTTCCTCGCCTCCGCCTCCACTGATGGCTCTATCACCCTCTGGTCCCCATCCTCTAGCCAGCCTTTGCTGCGCCTCTCCACCCCCACTCTCTCCCCTATCTCCGCCCTCGCCTGGTCCCCTGACGGCTCCTTCCTCGCCTCCGCCTCCACTGATGGCTCTATCACCCTCTGGTCCCCATCCTCTAGCCAGCCCCTCTATCTCCTCGCCCTTCCTGCCCCCGCCCCTATTTCTTCCCTCTCCTGGTCTCAGGATCGCTCCCTCCTCGCCGCCTCCTCCCACGAGGACCCTTCTCTCTCAGTCTGGTCCCTCCCCGCTCGGCAGCCTCTCCTCTCCTTCCCCGCCTCCGCCCACCGCTTCACTACCACCCTCTGGCTCCCCAGCGGCTCCCGTCTCGTCTCCGCTGATCAGCACGGCTCTGTCCATCTCTGGCATCCCCACAACACTGAGCCCCCTCTGCTCCTAGGCCTCCATTCCCAGCCCATCACTGCTCTCTCGTGTTCCCCCGACGGCTCCCTCCTCGCCTCCGCCTCAGAAGACGGCTCCTTCACCATATTCAATACTCCCTCCGGCCTCCTAGTAAGACGCCTCTGGGAAACCGCCTCCGGCCAACTCGATGACCCTCAGCATGCTCCCTGTCCCATCTCCGCCCTCGCCTGGTCCCCCGACGGCTCTCGCCTCGCTATTGCCAACCGCCGCGGCATGATCTACCTCCGAAATGCCCTCACGCATCAGATCCTTCTCAAGCACTCCAGTCACGAAGGCTGGTCCCCCTCTCTCGCCTGGTCCCCCGACAGCTCTCGCCTCGCTATTGCCTTCCGCTCCTCTCACATCCCCCCTTCCGTCTCCATCTGGCAGGCCGATTCTTTCCAGCCCCTCCTGCACTACCACGGCCACGAGAACGATCTCTACGCCGTCTCCTGGTCTCCCGATGGTTCCCTGATCGCTTCCGCCTCCCGCGACTCTCTCCATCTCTGGGACCCCTCCTCCGGCCAGCTTCTGCACCGCTGGCCCTGCCGTCCCTCCCACTCCCCCGTCTGGTCCCCCGACGGCTCCCTCCTCGCCTTCGACGGCCCCCACGGCCTCGAAATCCGCTCCGTCCGCTCCGGCCTCCCTCTCCTCTTCCTCCCTGCCTCCTCCCCCTGCGCCTGGTCCCCCGACGGCTCCCTCCTCGCCTCCCTCTCCCCTTTCTCCGTCGACCTCTGGCCCGTCTCCTCTCTCCTCGCCTCCCCCTCTTGACTTCCCCCACTCATTGCCCTATCCTGTCTCTCGCCAGCTCTCTTGCTCGCCCTCTCTCCCGCTCACCCTGTTCACACGAAAGGAGGTCTTTCCCATGCTCCAACCCCTCTTCCGCTACTACGGCCCTCAGGCCTCCGGTATTACCTCCTTCGCCTGGGCTCCCAACGCCCCCCTTCTCGCCCTCTCCACTATCTCCGATCAGATCCAGCTCTGGGACCTCTCCTCCCGCTCCCTCCTCCGCTCCTGGCCCGCTCCCGCCTCCTCACATCTGACCTGGTCCTCCGACGGTTCCCTCCTCCTCTCCAGCTCCGGCCACCTCTGGGACCCCTTCTCCGGCCAGCTCCTCTCCCGCCTCCCTGACCATCCCTCTCCCTCCTCTCTCTCCCCCGACGGCTCCCTCCTCGCTTCCTACTCTCACCCTTCACACGCCCTCCTCCTTTGGGAGTCCCACCGGGGCCTCTTCCTCTATCGGCTCCCCCACCCCCGACCTATTAGCGCCTTCTCCTGGTCACCCGACGGCTCCCTCCTCGCCTCGACCACTGAGGGCCTGCTCAACGGCTCCCTCTCTATCGAGAGCCAGCTTCAGCTCTGGGACCCTTCCTCCGGTTCTCTCCTCCGCTCCTGGCCCGCCAGCTCCCTTCCTCCACTCTCCTGGTCCCCTGACGGCTCTCTTCTCCTCACCACAGTCGGCGACCTCTGGGACTCTCGCACCGGCCAGCTCCTCCTCCGCCTCCCTGACCACGCCCCTGCACCCATCTCCGCTCTCGTCTGGTCCCCCGACGGCTCCCTGATTGCCCTCGGCCATAAAGATGGCTCCCTCTCCCTCTGGCATCTTCCTTCCAACCAGCTCCTCCTCCGCCTCTCTGCCCCCTCTCCTTCTCCCATCTCCGCCCTCGCCTGGTCTCCCGATGGCTCCCTCCTCGCCTCCGCCTCCACTGATGGCTCCCTCTCCCTCTGGCAGACCTCCTCCGGTCACCTCCTCGACCGCCTTTCTCTTCCCTCCTCCTCCAGCTTCGCGCTCACCTGGTCCTACGACAGCTCCTTCCTCGCTTGTGCTTCCTCCCCCAATCCCCAGGCTTACTCCTCCTCAGCCCTCCTTCCGCCCTTACAGGAGTACTCCGTTACCGTCTGGCACACCTCTTCTAAGCAGCCTTTCCTCTCCTTCCCTGCCTCTGCCCACCACTTCACTACCGCCCTCTGGCTCCCCAACACCCCCGTCCTCGCCATCGGCGATCAAGCTGGCTTCCTCCATCTCTGGCACCCTTCCCCCGGCCAGCCCCCCCTGCTCCTGCACGCCCATTCCCAGCCCATCTCCGCCCTCGCCTGCTCCCCCGACGGCTCCCTCCTCGCCTCCGCCTCCGAAGACCACACCGTCGCCATCTGGCACACCCCTTCCGGCCGCCTCCTCCGCCGCTATACCTCCCATTCCTACAAAGTCGTCGCCCTCGCCTGGTCCCCTGACGGCTCCCGCATCGCCTCCGCCGACGATGAGGGCCTGATCCACCTCTGGAACCCTCTCACCGGCAAGACTCTCCTCACTAAGCCCTTCGAGCACGAATGCTGGTCCCCCTCCCTCGCCTGGTCCCCCGACGGCTCTCGCCTCGCCGTCACCGCCTGGTCCGATCTGCTCCCTCCAACCATCTCCATCTGGCAAGCCGATACCTTCCAGCCCCTCCTGCACTACTATGGTCACCACCACGATATCTACGCCGTCTCCTGGTCTCCCGATGGTTCCCTCATCGCCTCCCTTTCCAGCGACTCCCCCAATGATCCCCCCGCTTCTTCGATTCTCCATCTCTGGGACCCCTCCTCGGGCCGCCTTCTGCACCGCTGGCCCTGTCACGCCTTCCTTGCTCCCGTCTGGTCACCCGACGGCTCCCTCCTCGCCTTCGAGGGTCTACAAGGTCTTGAAATCCGCTCCGTCCGCCCTGGCCTTCCCCTTCTCTTTCTCCCTGCCTCCTCCCCCTGCGCCTGGTCACCCGACGGCTCCCTCCTCGCCTCCCTCTCCCCCTTCTCTGTCGACCTCTGGCCCGTCTCCACCCTCCTCTCCTAGCTAATCGGCCCAGCAGGCGCCCCGACTTCCAAAAGAGCAGATACCCGGATAATTGACGCCAGCAGCGGGGAAAGCCACCTTTAGACCGGTGCCTTCTCCGCTGCTACCCCTCCGGCACAGCTAAACACCCCGAAAAGAACCTCCCCTTCATCCTATTGACAACGACCTCGATGAAGGGCGTCTCCAAGCCCACAGAGAAGACGCTGCTAAAGGACCTCCTGGAGACCGTGACGAAGGATGCCATTGAGAAAGGTCTGCAAGAGGGCCTCCCGAAGCTACTGGGTAAGGCGGGCTCGCAGCAAGAGCGCCCGCTGACTATATTTTTCAGCCGCGCCAAGGGCGATGAAGACTACCAGCATTGAGGTTGATTAGGCTGGAAGATGGCCAGCGGTATACTCGCGATAATCGTCGCCTCTACACATTCAAGATGGCGAATGTCAAGGAGATCACGGCGCTCGTCCCCGACCTCGATGCCAGTGATCAGGCTTTGAACGACATACAAAACCAGATCTGGAAGTTCACCACTCCTAATAAGGGAATATCCGTCGAGCTGAGGAGATAAAACAAAGGAGCGAAGCCTATCCTGCATCTCGTTTTCACGCGCGTCTATCCTGAAGACCTGGGCAAGCCCACTTTCGAGCTGGAAGACTCCTCTCAGGGACGAGGCACACTCGGCTTCAGCCAGGCGAGCTTGCGCTCACTCCTCAACCTGCTGCAAACTCGCCTGGAACGGCTGGGGCTTGCCAGCCGCCCACCAACTTTTAGCCCTCTTTCAGAGCCTGCCACAGCCTCTTTCTTGGGAGATAGGCGGGAGCTTGCCAGCCCTCGCCTGCTGGGAATCGATGATCTGACGGCAGATCTTCGCAGCGGCAGGCTTACCCCTGACGATCTGTTGCCCATCCGTGTCTTTCGCAAGGTTCCAGAGATGGACGCCCGGGGCCCGCTTTCCCGCGGCGGCTTGCGTGGAGATCCTGCCTATCTCGATAATGGAGCATGGTATACCCTCGATAACCGACTGCTCGCCGCGGGAAAGCGGGCCGGCATCACCGACACCCCTGTCCTGGCGGCTGACCCAAGCGATCTTGGAGTAGCCAGCCTTCGCCGGTTGTTCAGAACGCTCAAGTGCGAGCGCTGGAAGTTTGGCCATCCATAGTAGCATTGCAGGACAGGCGCGGCCAGGCTGTGACCCTCCAGGGCCGACTTCGCCAGTCCCAACAAGAAGGGAGCAGAGTCATAGCATGGACCAGGAAGAACACCTTGATCCCCTTTCCTCTGATGATATTGCCTTCTTCAGATTAAACCGCTCTCAGGCCCAGGGTTGGCGCTATCTGATCTTTAGCTCATCCCTCTACCTGGCCCACATGATGGATTGGACAGCCGATGTGCTCGGCTATCGCCTACTGCCGCCTGCCAGCCCGCTTTTTGTCGAGCTTCGTCCGCTGCACCTCGATGAAGATTTTTTCAGCGATGACCCTTCAGATGATACATCCCCCTTCCTTCCCGATCAGGAAGGAGCTGGCTATCTCGCGCTTTCTCCCCACCGCCTCATGCTCGTTGTAGACTTTCTCGAAGGTCTTTTGCAGGAATCCATCGATCCACTTCCTTCTGCCCCCTTGTTCTATCCCCTCAGCTCTGAGGATCTCAAAGCCTGGCGGCTTGACCCCCTCTTCTTACGCAAAGACCGAAACGGACAGCCATCACCTCCTCTCTGGTATCGCTACGAACCAGAAGAGTCTGTCCGTCCTCTGGAGACTCTCCCCGAAGGGATGCGTGTCGTTCAGCTGCCTCCCTATGGCCCTGGTAAGACTAGTTACCGCTATGGTCATGGCAACTTTAGCTTGCTCTTCACCCGTGTCTACGAGACAGATTTGCAAGATCCCTCCTTTGAGCTTGCAGATTCTTGTTGGGGCCGGGGAACTCTTGGCTTTAGTCGCACGGGCCTGCGCCAGTTCGCTGGGCTGCTCAAAGCCGGGCCTGCCCGACGCTGAGCCGCTCGCGTCACGCTGCTACCTCCCTCTCAGTCAGAGAGCAACGGGCGCTGTCCCGCTGGCTACCTTCTCGCCACACCTGTCCGCCCTCTGTCCACTCCTGATCAATCTCCCTCCCATCACTGCCTGGGCTTTTCCGGCTGGCGGCAGCCCTCAAGCAAGCCAGAGCCTGACGATAGCGAACACCAAGCCCGCTCGCTCCCTCAACGGCAGCACCGGCAGACCGGCCCAGCCCTAATACAGCGGACGACGGGCCGGTTCTTCTCCTGACCTGGCCCTGGCTCTGGCAGCACACGCAGAGCAGGGCAGGCTTGCTAGCGCCTGAGAGAGAGCCAGGCGCTAACAGATTTCTAACGTTTCTCCCACACTCTTCTAACACAGCCTATGGCATCATATGTACCGTGGGGAGGTGTACCATACCACCGCAGAGCGGAAGAGGCCACATACAAGCCAACTCGCTAAAACCCGACCGACGCGATGCACCAGGCTTCCCAGGGATCTGCGTAGCTAATATGGAGGTGTGCCATGCCAGTTGAAACCCATAAGGAAACGCTGGGCTTTCAGGCGGAAGTCAAGCAATTGCTTGACATCATGATTCATTCTCTTTACAGCAATAAAGAGATTTTCTTGCGTGAGCTTATCTCGAACGCATCAGATGCCATCGACCGCCTGCGCTTCGACGCGCTCTCGAACCCCGACCTCTACGAGCGCGATGCCGACTTCAAGATCCGCGTCTCCTATGACCGCGACGCGCGCACCATCACGGTGAGCGACAACGGCATCGGCATGTCGCGCGAGGAGGTGATCCAGAATATCGGTACCATCGCCAAGTCGGGCACGCGCGAATTCTTCCAGTCGCTGACCGGCGACCAGCGCAAAGATGCCATGCTCATCGGTCAATTTGGCGTCGGCTTCTACTCCTCGTTCGTGGTAGCCGATCGCGTCACCTTGCTGACGCGCCGCGCCGGCCTGCCCGCCGATCAGGGCGTGCGCTGGGTGTCCGACGGCCAGGGCGAGTATACGATCGAGACCATCGAGAAGCCAGGCCGCGGCACCGACGTCATTCTGCATCTGCGCGAGGGCGAGGACGAGCTGCTCAATGGCTACCGTCTGCGCTCGATCATCCGCAAGTACTCGGACCATATCCAGCTCCCCATCGTGATGAAGGTCGAGGGCAAGGACGAGGAGGAGGTCGTCAATAAGGCTTCAGCCCTGTGGGCCCGCCCCAAGAGCGAAATCAGCGAGCAGGAATACAAGGACTTCTATAAGTACATTTCACACGACTTCGCCGACCCGCTGGCCTGGGTCCACAGCCACATGGAGGGCACCCACGAGTATACGCTCCTGCTCTTCATTCCCTCACAGGCACCTTTCGACCTGTGGCTGCGCGAGCGCCATCACGGCGTCAAGCTGTATGTGCGCCGCGTCTATATCATGGACGATATCGAAAATAAGCTGCTGCCGCGTTATCTGCGCTTCGTGCGCGGCGTCATCGACTCCGATGACCTGCCCCTCAATGTCTCGCGCGAGATGCTACAGCAGAACCGCCTGATCGATACAATGCGCGCCACGGCGACGAAGAAGATCCTGGGCCTGCTCAGCGATATGGCCGAGAAGGAGCCGGGCAAGTATGCTATCTTCTGGCGCGAGTTCGGGCGCGTCCTCAAAGAGGGTCTGGTCGAGGATAAGGCCAATCGGGACCAGATTGCCCGCTTGCTGCGCTTCGCATCAACGACTAGCGGTCCCGAGCAGTCGGTCTCGCTGGAAACCTACGTCTCGCGCAAGAAAGAGGGCCAGGATAAGATCTACTACCTGCTGGCCGAAAGCTACGAGGCCGCCAAGGATAGCCCGCTGCTGGAGATCTTCAAGCAGAAGGGCGTCGAGGTCCTGATCTGGACCGACCCCATCGACCATTTCGTGCAGCACGAACTGCAAGAGTATGGCGGTCTGGCCTTCCAGTCGATTGCGCGCGGCGAGGTCGACCTGAGCAAGCTAGAGGATAAGCAGGAGCAGGAGGAGCGTCAGAAGAGCGCCGACGAGGTGCGCGACCTGCTGGAGCGCTTCAAGAAGGTCCTCAGCGACAAGGTCAAGGATGTGCGCACGACAACTCGCCTGACAACTTCACCCGCCTGCCTGGTGGTCGACGAGGGCGGCATCGATCCCAACTTGAAACGCCTGCTGCAGGCTGCCGGCCAGGCCGTGCCCGCCGATAAGCCAATCATGGAAATTAACCCGCAGCACCCGATTATTCAGCGCCTGCGCCATGAACAGGACGAGGAGCGCTTCGCCGACTGGGCCTGGGTCCTCTTCGATCAGGCCGTGCTCAGCAGCGGCGACCAGTTGGAGAACCCGATCAGCTTCGTCAACCGTCTGAACAATCTGCTGACACGTCTGGGAACAGAGTGAAGTCGCAGCTCACTTTTGCCTCGCCCGCAACCGTTGTCCCAAGCCAGGAGGGCGCTACTCTAGCCGGTCCGGTGCTCCGCCGAGAGGACAGCGGGGCGGGCGAGCTGGTTTCTTCTGACCCCCTGATGCCGCTCTCTCCCAGGCTACGCCCACTCTCCCTCTTGCCTTTGCCGGAGAAGCTGCCTTATCTGGAGCAAGGTCTTCCAGTTACGCCCTGTGGCAGGACAGCCAAGGGCACGCTCAAGGGCCAGAGTCGTCAGCTTCGAGCGTCCGATCCCATGGGCATACCAGACATACAGCTCCTGACCATGCGCCGAGAGCTGCAGCTGCTCGGGTCCCGCAGCCGCCAGTCGCTGCAAGGCTGTGGTTGCCTCTGGCAACGGGGTTGCAATCAGGAAGAGTGCCACGAGACGCTCAGGCGCCTGCTCGGCCTCTTGCAAGAAAGGATTCGCCCGTATGGTCTCCTCCAGATCAGCGGCTCTGCGCAGGGCGACCCGGCTGGCGAAGCCAAACTCCTGGAGGAAGCGCCCCTCAATCTGACAAGCCAGACTCAGGGCGTCACCTTCGTCGCTGGTGAAGAGCACGTTGCCCGTCTGGATATACGTATTGACTGCCTGCAGTCCCAGGGCCTCATGCATCCTCTTCAGCGCCGGCATGGAGACCACACCGTGCCCACCAACATTGAGCGCGCGAAAAAAAGCCACATAGGTTGTCATCACTCCAAAGCTCCTTCTTTGTCTGGCGCTGGCCCTGGCTGTGCGCCTCTTTCTGGCGATTCGTCACAACCCGGTCATTGAAGGAGACGAGGCGCTCACCGGCATCCAGGCGGAGAACATCCTGCATGGCGAGTGGCCAATCTACTACTACGGGCAGCCCTATATGGGGAGCCTGGAAGCCTATATCATTGCATTGTTTTTCGCCATCGCCGGGCCATCGGTACTGGTCCTGCGCATCGCGATGAGCTGTACTTCGCTGTTCCTCGTCTGGCTCACCTGGCACTTTGGCGAGGCCCTCGCCAGCGAGGCCGGCCTGCGCGCAGGCCCTCGCCGGCTCTTCCTGATAGTGGCGACAGCCATCGCTGCTCTGCCCCCTCTTTACGATGCCGTGCTGGAACTACGCACCTACGGCGGCTATACCGAGGCCATGATCGTGATGCTCTGGCTGCTCTGGGCAACGCTGCGCCTGACTCAGCGCTGGCAGCAGGGCGCCAGCCGGCGCGAGTTAGCCTGGCGCTGGGCAGGAATCGGTCTGCTGATCGGCCTGGGCCTCTGGATCGATCCCTTGATCGCCTACGCTCTGGCCACGATGGCCCTCTGGCTCGCTGGCTTCCTCTGGCAGGCATGGCCGCGACAGCACAAGCAGAGCGAGAGAGGCCAGAGCAAGAGCAATCAATGGGCCCGGCTAAAAGCAGGCTTCTTCCCAGCACCAGCGGCACTGCCGTCACTGCTGCTGGGATTGGGGCCAGCGCTCATCTACGGCGCACAACATAGCTGGGAGAATTTTCTCTATATGCTGCACGCTGGACATCCTATCGCCGCCCCAGGCAGCCGGCTCCACATACTGCGCGAAGTTGTCACTTTCTATACACGTTGTATGGCGCCGCCGCGACAGAACAGGATGCCTCCGCTTCTAGAGCTGCCTCACCCAGCACAGAAGCCAGGGCAGAGCCGCGCGCACCCCATCCGGGTAAGCAGCCCGTCCTCTGGCAGTCGCTGCTGCGTCCCACGTTCCTGGTGCTGCTGCTGATCTGTTACTTCAGCACGCAGTTCTCGGCCTACACGGTGGCCAACACGCATAACACGTTCGAGACCTCCGGCTGCGTTCAGGCACCGGGTGACTATACACCCATCATCACCTATCTGCGCCAGCAGCACATCAGCTACGCCCTGGCGACCGCCTGGGTCGGCAACCCCATCACCTTTGTCACCAATCAGCAGATTCTGGTGACTGAGCCACGTGCGCGTGTAC
It includes:
- the htpG gene encoding molecular chaperone HtpG; protein product: MPVETHKETLGFQAEVKQLLDIMIHSLYSNKEIFLRELISNASDAIDRLRFDALSNPDLYERDADFKIRVSYDRDARTITVSDNGIGMSREEVIQNIGTIAKSGTREFFQSLTGDQRKDAMLIGQFGVGFYSSFVVADRVTLLTRRAGLPADQGVRWVSDGQGEYTIETIEKPGRGTDVILHLREGEDELLNGYRLRSIIRKYSDHIQLPIVMKVEGKDEEEVVNKASALWARPKSEISEQEYKDFYKYISHDFADPLAWVHSHMEGTHEYTLLLFIPSQAPFDLWLRERHHGVKLYVRRVYIMDDIENKLLPRYLRFVRGVIDSDDLPLNVSREMLQQNRLIDTMRATATKKILGLLSDMAEKEPGKYAIFWREFGRVLKEGLVEDKANRDQIARLLRFASTTSGPEQSVSLETYVSRKKEGQDKIYYLLAESYEAAKDSPLLEIFKQKGVEVLIWTDPIDHFVQHELQEYGGLAFQSIARGEVDLSKLEDKQEQEERQKSADEVRDLLERFKKVLSDKVKDVRTTTRLTTSPACLVVDEGGIDPNLKRLLQAAGQAVPADKPIMEINPQHPIIQRLRHEQDEERFADWAWVLFDQAVLSSGDQLENPISFVNRLNNLLTRLGTE
- a CDS encoding WD40 repeat domain-containing protein; this translates as MLQPLFRYYGPQASGITSFAWAPNAPLLALSTISDQIQLWDLSSRSLLRSWPAPASSHLTWSSDGSLLLSSSGHLWDPFSGQLLSRLPDHPSPSSLSPDGSLLASYSHPSHALLLWESHRGLFLYRLPHPRPISAFSWSPDGSLLASTTEGLLNGSLSIESQLQLWDPSSGSLLRSWPASSLPPLSWSPDGSLLLTTVGDLWDSRTGQLLLRLPDHAPAPISALVWSPDGSLIALGHKDGSLSLWHLPSNQLLLRLSAPSPSPISALAWSPDGSLLASASTDGSLSLWQTSSGHLLDRLSLPSSSSFALTWSYDSSFLACASSPNPQAYSSSALLPPLQEYSVTVWHTSSKQPFLSFPASAHHFTTALWLPNTPVLAIGDQAGFLHLWHPSPGQPPLLLHAHSQPISALACSPDGSLLASASEDHTVAIWHTPSGRLLRRYTSHSYKVVALAWSPDGSRIASADDEGLIHLWNPLTGKTLLTKPFEHECWSPSLAWSPDGSRLAVTAWSDLLPPTISIWQADTFQPLLHYYGHHHDIYAVSWSPDGSLIASLSSDSPNDPPASSILHLWDPSSGRLLHRWPCHAFLAPVWSPDGSLLAFEGLQGLEIRSVRPGLPLLFLPASSPCAWSPDGSLLASLSPFSVDLWPVSTLLS
- a CDS encoding DUF1697 domain-containing protein produces the protein MTTYVAFFRALNVGGHGVVSMPALKRMHEALGLQAVNTYIQTGNVLFTSDEGDALSLACQIEGRFLQEFGFASRVALRRAADLEETIRANPFLQEAEQAPERLVALFLIATPLPEATTALQRLAAAGPEQLQLSAHGQELYVWYAHGIGRSKLTTLALERALGCPATGRNWKTLLQIRQLLRQRQEGEWA